The proteins below come from a single Chrysoperla carnea chromosome 1, inChrCarn1.1, whole genome shotgun sequence genomic window:
- the LOC123305084 gene encoding solute carrier family 25 member 44 — MEGSKVTDSIRSTTAPESIQSTTAAHNSIVKTNLVQDSIIRPTRAPDFPIIRSIEWEMMDKRKFFPLSMLSSFSIRCFLYPLTVVRTRLQLQKNHAFYSGTFDALTQIYQSEGPRGLYRGFWISSVQVFSGFFYISTFEGLRYICTQHGFDMRTKALIAGAAASVVGQTIIVPFDVISQHLMVLGACTKTKCEMNPLGIEINEKNRTLNFLLVCKKILQIDGIRGFYRGYTASLCSYVPNSALWWTFYQIYQDELFRIMPESMPQLVIQSIAGSFGGFTTTIITNPLDVVRARLQVQRIGTMRRAFKDLWHEEKLMMFTKGLSARLVQSAAFSFSIILGYETIKRISVTEEYKGFVRW; from the exons ATGGAGGGTTCGAAGGTTACGGATTCCATCCGATCTACTACAGCTCCGGAATCTATCCAATCTACTACTGCAGCTCACAATTCCATCGTTAAAACTAATTTGGTTCAGGATTCCATCATTCGACCTACTAGAGCTCCAGATTTTCCTATCATTAGATCTATAGAATGGGAAATGAtggataaaagaaaattttttccgttATCAATGCTAAGTTCATTTTCAATCAGGTGTTTTTTATATCCTTTAACTGTTGTGCGAACAAGGTTACAACTTCAAAAGAATCACGCATTTTATTCAG GCACATTTGATGCATTAACTCAAATTTATCAATCTGAAGGACCTAGAGGTTTATATCGTGGTTTTTGGATCTCATCAGTTCAAGTTTTCAgcg gATTCTTTTACATATCAACATTTGAAGGATTAAGGTATATATGCACTCAACATGGTTTCGATATGAGAACTAAAGCATTAATAGCTGGAGCAGCAGCCTCGGTGGTCGGTCAGACAATAATTGTACCTTTTGATGTAATTAGTCAACATTTAATGGTTCTAGGAGCGTGTACAAAAACTAAA TGTGAAATGAACCCATTGGgtatagaaataaatgaaaaaaatcgaacattaaattttcttttagtatGTAAAAAGATATTACAAATTGATGGCATTAGAGGATTTTATAGAGGTTATACTGCTAGTCTTTGTTCTTATGTACCAAATTCAGCATTGTGGTGGACATTCTATCAAATTTACCAAG ATGAATTGTTCCGTATAATGCCTGAATCTATGCCTCAATTAGTTATACAAAGTATTGCGGGCTCATTTGGTGGATTTACAACAACTATTATAACAAATCCGTTAGATGTAGTACGAGCTCGTTTACAAGTACAAAGGATTGGTACCATGCGACGAGCGTTTAAAGATTTGTGGCATGAAGAGAAATTAATGATGTTCACTAAAGGATTAAGTGCTCGTTTGGTTCAATCGGCTGCTTTTAGTTTTAGTATAATTTTAGGATATGAGACAATAAAACGTATATCTGTAACAGAGGAATACAAGGGTTTTGTACGCTGGTGA